In the genome of Oncorhynchus gorbuscha isolate QuinsamMale2020 ecotype Even-year linkage group LG05, OgorEven_v1.0, whole genome shotgun sequence, the window cacaacATTAACAGCATAAGGTAATATTATATTTGGAGCACGAAACTTAATGTGAGGGTGACATTAAAAAAGTGGAATGCAAAGATATATTGCCAAAAGTAGCCTACTGTATTGTTTCAAATACCAGCATAGATTATTGTGGCCTTCTTGATGTTGCTGAAAAGAAGGTTTTAGAAAGAATATcagaaaaaaataatttaaatattTGATTaactatatatttatttataatttCGTAATTTATAAATATttaaaaacacctcaaaacacaTCTATATCATTCATGTTTCACTTTCATCCTACAAAACACCTTACACCACAAAAACCTTACAGCAAAAGTGATAACCAGTATTATGAACAACACAATGGCCAGTAGCGTGGCTATGACATCCATAGAGTGGTCGGTGAACCAGGACATCTTGTAGGACTCTGTCCTCAGATGTGCCGCTCCTTTGTTCCTCATGACAAACTCGATCCAGAACATTGCACAGTCCAGTGGCTTCATAGGCTGGTCACTGTGCAGCCTGGAGAGCCTTTGCATTGCCTCCCTGTAGGACGGCTCATAGAGAATAGCCTTCACTGCCTCCAGGAAGATGTCTCTGTCTACAGTGGCGATGTCCACTATCTTAACCACTCCCTTAGCCCTCATCCTGTTGAGGTTATCCTGCTGGTCGAACATCAATGGGAGGCCGACGATGGGGACACCGCGGTAGATGGCCTCCTGGACTCCATTGGTGCTGCCGTGGGCGACAAAGGCTCGGGTCTTGGGGTGTCCTCAGAGGTCGTTCTGGGGGAGCCAGTCCACCAGTAAGGTGTTGTTACCCAGGGAGGCAGGTCTCTTCCCAGTGTGCCTCCAGACAACCCTCTGAGGCAGTTTGGCAAAAGCAGTGGCGATGTCCTCAGCGATGTCCTCAGGAAGTTGTCCCACCAAGGTCCCGAGGGACATCACGATGACCCCATGGTCCCTGGAGCTCTGGACAAAGTCCTCCATGTCCGGGGGAAGCGGCTTGGATGGCTTGCACTGGAACTACctggcctcaggactacctggcatgatgactccttgctgtccccagtccacctggccgtgctgctgctccagtttcaactgttctgcctgtggctatggaaccctgaccttgtcaccggatgtgctacctgtcccagacctgctgttttcaactctctagagacagcaggagtggtagagatactcttaatgatcggctatgaaaagccaactgacatttactcctgaggtgctgacttgttgcaccctcaacaactactgtgattattattatttgaccatgctggtcatttatgaacatttgaacatcttggccatgttctgttataatcgccacccggcacagccagaagaggactggccacccctcatagcctggtttcttcctaggttttggccttttttgggagtttttcctagccaccgtgcttctacacctgcattgctttctgttttgaggttttaggctggggttctgtacagcactttgagatatcatctgatgtaagaagggctatataaatacatttgatttgatttgatttcgtcTTTTGGGGGAGGACTGCAGATTCCCCGCAAGGTTAATCCTCCCTCCCACTTCAATATTGTGTTCTAACCGGACAACACTGTAGTGAGCAGAACCTAAGCAATCAGCATAAATTAATATCGAGTGAGGGCATTCACAGCCGACCGCTCAGACGAGCTCCAGCTAGACGTTTTTACATGGTCCTGCTCGGTGTTTTTCATATGGTCCTGCTAGCCATCCCACTAGCCGTTTTTACATGGTCCTGCTAGGCGTTTTTACATGGTCATGCTAGGTGTTTTTCACATGGTCCTGCTAGCCATCCCACTAGCCGTTTTTACATGGTCCTGCTAGCCGTTTTTACATGGTCCTGCTAGCCGTTTTTACAGATACTGAGTTTTATTTGGATTTGTAGAACTACAAATGTTTTGGAGAATGCTTCTTGAGATTGTATTAAGGCAATTGAATCAAGTCAAGTTTGTAGTTCTCCTATATAAGTTTATAGCTCTTCTATAGTTATCTGTATACATACGGTAGATATTGGTTCCAATTAGTTAATTTGAAAACGTTGTAAGTCTGATTATACCATGTTTTCAACACTAGGTACTCAGCAACTGttttaacaacaagctaaactaTTCCCATATTCCACATATATTCCATTACGTAAAACTGTTACTTTCAACTAGAAATGTTGCTTCACATAAACACtcaccaaaaaaatgtctgcaggtAGCCTAAAATCCAAGGTGATGTTTGGCCAACCTCCCAAACAGCAATTTTTCACCTCACATCCGAGTGAAAGCAGTCATCTGGCTGTAACCTAACCTATGCTGCCACAACTAATCTGTGCTCTCTTGTTCAAAGTTCACAGGTTCTAGCATGCAACATAACACCCCTGTAATTACATAGTGTTCACACGTTGGCTTCCCGTTCTGTATTAAGAAATGGTCACTAGTTCAACATGCACATAATTATGGAGTTAGTTAGAAAATCAAAAATAATCTCCATTAGCCATACCCAGGTTGAATAAATCCTGGCATAGGTATAATTCACAATTTTTGGGGCAATAACTACACatttgatttcatgaaccttgcaTGGTTACAACATGCCTTTGGTCTATTACTTAAAATTAAGATTAACAACCGGTGCTTTTAAAATTAACATTAAccttacagtagtacagtagtacagcaaTAATTTAGGCTACGTTGTGTGTATAACTAATGAAAATTATGATTAGTCATGATTCAAATGCAATTTAGTCCAGAGCATAATGCTTTATGTTTAGTCCAGCCCATAATGCTTTAGGTTGACCCTGTGTCCAATTGGTTAAAAGGCACACCATTTCATTGGATTGGATTTGATTAGTATCCAATGGTGACCATTGAACCTGGCTCACTCACTAAAGAAAGTAGGAAAACAGAGTACTAGGGGAAAGTCATACCTAAGAACTGATGACATAATGTCACATAATACTGTACCTTGTACATTTAAGAAAAGGTCTCAGAGATGTCTTTGTAAGATTAAAAGATGCAGTAGGCTGGGTCCACATGTTTTAGTCATTAATTGCTATTCTCCTAAGTACTCTTTGTAGTCTGCCCCAAATGAAGTTTGATATAAATGTCATTTGAATACAGTCACAGGTTATACTGTAAGTATGATGGGCCATAATTCATGGATAATACGGTCAGTTTGCATAACACCGTAGCAGTGTTTTCAGTGTCTTTATACAAATTACTGCATGCCTGTGCACACTTCTTATTCTGAAAAGTAAAAGTGTTTACCTGTGAAAGGGAGTCTACTTGGTAGTAGTAGTTGGTAACATGAGGTTTTTACATTGTTCAGTCTTTGATTGTATTTGACCATGGGAAAAAGAGCTACAGTACTTCGGGGATACAGCAATGTAGGTTTGGGTTGAATCGAGTCTAGAATATTACCTGCCACAGGGTGGCAGTCCTCTCATACAAAATAATACAGGCTACTGTAGAAAATATTCACCAGATATATTCTGCACAATAGTGCTTCCATGAGTTGAGGACACACTACCTAAAGCACTATTCTCACGCCATACCGACAAATGCAACTGCAGAAGTGGGCATCAATTAACATTGTGCCATTGTGCAAATGACTTTCGTGATTTTACACAGAGTTTCCAGCATTTGGCAGACTGTGATGTGGTTATATTGTAACTACATATTTgacgttttatttttattttacctttattcaactaggctagtcagttaagaacaaattcttatttacaatgacggcctaccaaaaggcaaaaggcctcctgcggggacggggcctgggaaataaatataggacaaaacacacatcacaataaaagagacaacacaacacaaagagagacctgtaagacaacaacatagcaaggcagcaacacagcatggtagcatcacaacatgatatggtagcaacacaacatggtagcggcacaaacatggtacaaacattattgggcacacccaacagcacaaagggcaagaaggtagagacaacaatacatcacacaaagcagccacaactgtcagtaagagtgacCATGTTTGAgtttttgaatgaagagattgagataaaactgtcccgtttgagtgtttgttgcagctcgttccagtctctagctgcagcgaactgaaaagaggagcgacccaggcatgtgtgtgctttgggggcCTTTAACAGAAtctgactggcagaacgggtgtgtatgtgtaagatgagggctgcagtagatatctcagatagggggtgggtgggggggggtgaggcctaagagggttttataaataagcattaaCCAGTgcgtcttgcgacgggtatacagagatgaccagtttacagaggagtatagagtgcagtaatGTGTTTtttaaggagcattggtggcaaatctgatggccgaatggtaatgaacatctagccgctcaagagcacccttacctgctgatctataaatgatgtctacATAATCTAgcattggtaggatggtcatctgaatcaggaaTAGTTTGGCaactggggtgaaagaggagcgattacgatagaggaaaccaagtctagatgtaactttaacctgcagctttgatatgtgctgagagaaggacagtgcactgtctagccatactcccaagtacttgtatgtgACTACTCTAAGCCCTAAACCCTCAGAGGaagtaataacacctgtgggaggaggggcattcttcttaccaaaccacatgaccttcgttttggaggtgttcagaacaaggttaagggtagagaaagcttgttagACAGGAAAGCACAGAATTAACTGAGTTTTGGTGACAGTCAGGTTCATGTAATTACGCCTTCTTATACATTTTTAGGAAGAAATATATGTTATCATTTGAACGGCACCTGTTtgctaatatactgtatgtgtgtctttctgtcttttccACCGGCAGACTGCAATGTGTTTTATTTGTTGGCTTCATGGGCTATTTTTAGTTGGC includes:
- the LOC124035170 gene encoding UDP-glucuronosyltransferase 2B15-like, which codes for MFDQQDNLNRMRAKGVVKIVDIATVDRDIFLEAVKAILYEPSYREAMQRLSRLHSDQPMKPLDCAMFWIEFVMRNKGAAHLRTESYKMSWFTDHSMDVIATLLAIVLFIILVITFAVRFLWCKVFCRMKVKHE